The following proteins come from a genomic window of Pseudomonas putida:
- the tnpB gene encoding IS66 family insertion sequence element accessory protein TnpB → MRPDAKVEKVYLYPKPVDFRKSIDGLAALVELDIKVAVFDPVLFVFLNKSRNRVKILYWERNGFCLWLKRLESERFKTSPDATDEAIVLTVQELNWLLDGFDLWRNRPHQVLTPRFVA, encoded by the coding sequence ATGCGTCCCGACGCCAAAGTCGAAAAAGTCTATCTCTACCCCAAGCCCGTCGACTTCCGAAAATCCATTGATGGCTTGGCGGCGCTGGTCGAGTTGGACATCAAGGTGGCGGTGTTCGACCCCGTGCTCTTCGTATTTCTCAACAAATCCCGCAACCGTGTGAAGATCTTGTACTGGGAGCGCAACGGCTTCTGTCTTTGGCTCAAGCGCCTGGAATCCGAGCGATTCAAAACATCACCTGACGCCACCGACGAAGCGATTGTCCTCACCGTCCAGGAACTGAACTGGTTACTCGACGGTTTTGACCTCTGGCGCAATCGCCCGCATCAGGTTTTGACGCCGCGATTCGTCGCCTGA
- a CDS encoding sugar-binding protein, whose product MWGSWSAYLGRELEVQYNADHRVVASRDYGGERYAIELDEHGNMVGLTLPDGNRLQFKYDEFSRLLEETDPLGRKTVYEYHHLTTLVTQVSYPDGSTWRARYDDKGNLLAELDALGQMTEYLNSDDGLPHTIIDATYKSKYLWWNTLAQVERYQDCSGKSTYYRYDERQHLVAVTDALNQTTTLERKPDGEVLRINHPDGTTESFTYNVYGQVLSHTDGKGQTTRLMRTARGLPSSRQDAKGQRVRYEYDKAIRLTALVNENNATYSFAYDASDRLSEEVRVDNLTRRFSYDVGGHLTRLDEIGYGENAERPERHTLFERDAIGRLIAKLNSDAQQRFTYDDGDRLLSIERQPTGIGKQLGITEEKLEYTYDLLGRLTKEITPDGTLSYEYDPLSNLTTLILPDGRKVNHLYYGSGHLHQLNLDGQVISDMERDDLHREVYRTQGKLTSCFGYDAMGRKAWQFASTLPADKLSQVHNTGINTSLLVEHAYNPIHRRYQYDPAGELVRTLDKLRGEIKYEYEANGQLRSRDTGSLIGSEEFRYDPAANRLDFNARQFDKVKDNRIKQWRDQEYRYDPWGNLIEKRSGHCKLQHFIYDCENRLVRAETLVNGKLDSQGEYRYDSLGRRIAKQAEMNGEVEQKRFLWQGLRMLREETPGHSILYLYEPGRYAPLARVDQAEGEGQKVYYFHTDQIGTPLELTNSDGAVVWQATYRSWGMLEQLDISEVEQNLRFQGQYFDVESELHYNTFRYYASDIGRFVTQDPLGLGGGVNLYQYAPNATAWIDPWGLSFKSVNFEGSPELFPVTGNQKNIVSIQMQGSRGRDFTEAYKQAGLSKAQVKSIGKYTWHHLDDFDPVTGKGTMQLVTQAAHEASLPRTGSVAQFEKHFGLPSGSYGTPEAVAISQDKGWLKGRPQKITSTTC is encoded by the coding sequence ATGTGGGGTTCATGGAGCGCTTACCTTGGCCGCGAGTTGGAAGTGCAGTACAACGCCGACCACCGCGTGGTCGCCAGCCGCGATTATGGCGGCGAGCGTTACGCCATCGAGCTTGACGAACACGGCAATATGGTTGGCCTGACCTTGCCGGACGGTAACCGCCTGCAATTCAAGTACGACGAATTCTCCCGACTGCTCGAAGAGACCGACCCGCTGGGGCGCAAGACCGTTTACGAGTATCACCACCTGACCACGCTGGTGACTCAGGTCAGCTACCCGGATGGCAGCACTTGGCGAGCGCGCTACGACGACAAGGGCAACCTGCTCGCCGAACTCGATGCCCTCGGCCAGATGACCGAGTACCTGAACAGCGATGACGGCCTGCCGCACACCATCATCGATGCCACCTACAAGTCCAAGTACCTGTGGTGGAACACCCTGGCCCAGGTCGAGCGCTACCAGGACTGCTCGGGCAAGAGCACGTACTACCGCTATGACGAACGCCAGCACCTGGTCGCGGTAACAGACGCGCTGAACCAGACCACCACACTGGAGCGCAAGCCCGACGGCGAAGTGCTGCGCATCAACCACCCGGACGGCACCACGGAAAGCTTCACCTACAACGTCTACGGGCAGGTGCTCAGCCACACCGACGGCAAGGGCCAGACCACCCGCCTGATGCGCACCGCCCGTGGCCTGCCGAGCAGCCGCCAGGATGCCAAGGGACAGCGGGTTCGCTACGAGTACGACAAGGCCATTCGCCTGACCGCGCTGGTCAACGAGAACAACGCCACGTACAGCTTTGCCTACGACGCTTCGGACCGGCTGAGCGAAGAAGTGCGGGTGGATAACCTGACCCGGCGTTTCAGCTACGACGTCGGTGGCCATCTCACACGACTGGATGAGATTGGCTATGGCGAAAATGCCGAGCGGCCAGAGCGCCATACGCTCTTTGAGCGTGATGCCATTGGTCGCCTGATCGCCAAACTGAATAGCGACGCACAACAGCGATTCACCTATGACGACGGTGACCGTTTGCTGAGCATCGAGCGGCAACCGACCGGGATCGGCAAGCAGCTTGGGATCACAGAAGAGAAGCTGGAATACACCTACGATCTGCTCGGTCGGCTGACGAAAGAAATCACCCCTGACGGCACGCTCAGCTACGAGTACGACCCGCTCAGCAACCTGACCACGCTGATCCTGCCGGATGGGCGTAAGGTCAATCACCTGTATTACGGCAGTGGCCACCTGCACCAGCTGAACCTGGATGGTCAGGTGATCAGCGACATGGAGCGCGATGACCTGCACCGCGAGGTGTACCGCACGCAGGGCAAGCTCACCAGTTGCTTCGGTTATGACGCCATGGGGCGCAAGGCCTGGCAGTTTGCCTCGACCTTGCCGGCCGACAAGCTCTCGCAAGTGCATAACACCGGCATCAATACCTCGTTGCTGGTCGAGCACGCCTACAACCCGATCCACCGCCGTTACCAGTACGACCCGGCCGGTGAACTGGTGCGTACCCTCGACAAACTACGCGGTGAGATCAAGTACGAATACGAAGCCAACGGCCAGTTGCGCAGTCGTGATACTGGCTCCTTGATCGGCAGCGAGGAATTCCGCTACGACCCGGCAGCCAACCGCCTGGACTTCAATGCGCGGCAGTTCGACAAGGTCAAGGACAACCGGATCAAACAGTGGCGGGATCAAGAGTACCGCTACGACCCGTGGGGCAACCTGATCGAGAAGCGCTCGGGGCACTGCAAGCTGCAGCACTTTATCTATGACTGCGAGAACCGGCTGGTGCGGGCGGAGACGTTGGTCAATGGCAAGCTGGATAGCCAAGGCGAGTACCGGTACGACAGCTTGGGGAGGCGAATAGCCAAACAGGCGGAAATGAATGGCGAGGTAGAGCAGAAGCGCTTCCTCTGGCAAGGCTTGCGGATGCTGCGGGAGGAAACTCCTGGGCACAGCATCTTGTACCTGTACGAGCCGGGTAGATATGCGCCGTTGGCGCGAGTTGACCAGGCGGAAGGGGAAGGGCAGAAGGTCTATTACTTCCATACTGACCAGATTGGCACGCCGCTGGAGCTTACGAACAGCGATGGCGCAGTCGTTTGGCAAGCTACGTACCGCTCGTGGGGCATGCTAGAGCAGCTAGATATTAGTGAAGTCGAGCAGAACCTTCGATTTCAAGGGCAATACTTCGACGTTGAGAGTGAGCTGCATTATAATACCTTCCGTTATTATGCGTCGGATATTGGGCGCTTTGTAACTCAAGATCCATTGGGTTTAGGTGGCGGTGTAAATCTTTACCAATATGCGCCTAATGCCACTGCATGGATTGATCCTTGGGGGCTATCTTTCAAGAGTGTGAATTTTGAGGGTTCGCCTGAGTTGTTCCCCGTAACCGGCAACCAAAAAAATATCGTATCTATTCAAATGCAAGGGTCTCGAGGTCGAGACTTTACTGAAGCTTACAAGCAAGCTGGTTTGTCAAAGGCTCAGGTCAAATCGATTGGTAAATATACTTGGCATCATTTGGATGATTTCGATCCTGTAACTGGTAAGGGAACAATGCAGTTAGTAACTCAGGCCGCGCACGAGGCTTCGTTGCCCCGTACAGGGTCGGTGGCACAATTCGAGAAGCATTTCGGTTTGCCTTCTGGATCTTACGGGACACCTGAAGCTGTAGCTATCTCGCAGGACAAGGGGTGGCTGAAAGGGCGCCCACAAAAAATAACGTCTACAACTTGTTGA
- a CDS encoding IS30 family transposase, translating into MTTHYTHLTIEERVTLMIMRMQGASLRAIAQVLGRQPSTLSREVRRQSQPGHYDASTAGARARALRHVPRRSKLLAPGSELFQVVHSMLAKGWSPQQIAARLKDYWPDNPERHVSHETIYLTIYAYPRGELKRQLIGYLRQGGSKRRTRSTAPARRERYPAEQNIRYRPEEVEGRQVPGHWESDLIMGANNRSAVATMVERTSRFVILAKLDAPTADAALEGMTRELSRMAPALLKTMTHDQGSEMAKHQELTARTGMKIYFADPHSPWQRGSNENTNGLLRQYLPKGTDLSLVSQERLDEIADLLNTRPRQTLGWKFPVEVLTDHLQLLATNRLNIIN; encoded by the coding sequence ATGACTACTCACTACACCCACTTGACCATCGAAGAGCGCGTAACGCTAATGATCATGCGTATGCAAGGCGCCTCGCTGCGAGCCATCGCCCAAGTTCTTGGGCGCCAACCCAGCACGCTGAGTCGAGAGGTGCGGCGCCAGTCGCAGCCTGGGCACTATGACGCCAGCACTGCCGGTGCTCGAGCCCGTGCCCTCAGACACGTCCCGAGGCGCAGCAAGCTTCTTGCCCCTGGTTCTGAACTGTTCCAGGTCGTACACAGCATGTTAGCCAAGGGCTGGTCTCCTCAGCAAATTGCCGCCAGACTCAAGGACTACTGGCCTGATAATCCTGAGCGGCATGTGAGTCACGAAACGATCTACCTGACAATCTATGCATACCCACGCGGCGAGCTTAAGCGTCAACTCATTGGTTACCTGCGCCAGGGCGGCAGCAAGCGGCGTACTCGCAGCACTGCGCCAGCTCGGCGCGAGCGCTATCCAGCTGAACAGAATATTCGCTACCGGCCTGAAGAGGTCGAAGGTCGACAAGTGCCAGGTCATTGGGAAAGCGACCTGATCATGGGCGCGAACAATCGCTCGGCAGTAGCGACGATGGTCGAGCGCACGAGCCGTTTCGTGATCCTGGCCAAGTTGGATGCGCCCACCGCAGACGCCGCGCTAGAGGGGATGACGCGAGAACTTTCGCGGATGGCACCGGCGCTGCTGAAAACCATGACCCATGACCAAGGCAGCGAGATGGCCAAGCATCAAGAGCTGACAGCTCGTACGGGAATGAAGATCTACTTCGCTGACCCGCACAGCCCTTGGCAAAGAGGCAGCAACGAGAACACGAACGGCCTGCTCCGGCAGTACTTACCCAAGGGCACCGATTTGTCGCTGGTTAGCCAGGAGCGGCTGGACGAGATTGCCGACTTGCTCAACACCCGACCTCGTCAGACATTGGGCTGGAAATTCCCTGTTGAAGTGTTGACGGATCATCTGCAACTGCTGGCAACCAATCGGCTCAACATTATCAACTGA